The Blattabacterium sp. (Blatta orientalis) str. Tarazona genome contains the following window.
TTGGATTCACTCCCATAGAAATAGGTAAAATATGACATCTATAAGCGGTAATAATCTTATCTTTAGACATATCCATAGCATGAGTCAACCCAGCAGGAAGTGCTTCTTGTCCATTATATAAATGTAAAAATCCTCTAATTTTTCGTTTTAAGTATAGGGAACGACATTTGTCCTCAAATTTTCTCCAAAAAGACATATCTTGAAACCACTTTAAGTAAGTTTCTGTGGTAATTTCTTTCATTAACTTTATGAAATTATCGTATACAAATTTAATCTTTAAGATATAAATCCACAAAAGAATTTAGATGAAATGAATCAGACTTTCTAAGGAATTTTTTCTAGATCCTTTAATTAGGATATAATCTGCTTTTAGAGAATTGCTTTTTATCCATTGAATAAAAATATTTTTATGAGAAAATATTCGGATTCTATTAGAGGAATTTCTATTTGTATTAGAAAATATTTCCCCAATTAAGAAAATTGCATTTATATTGCTCTTTTCTAAAAATGAAATGATTTTCGCATGTTCTTTCTTAGAAAAAGATCCCAATTCTAACATATCTCCTAATATAGCTATTTTATTTCCTTGAATTTTATTAAAAAAGGTAAGAGTTTCTATCATACTGCTAGGATTTGCATTATAACAATCTACTATGATTTTTACATTTTCTTTCTCTAAAATTTGAGAACGATAATTATTTGGAATATAGCCTTCTACAGCTTTTTTTATTTTTTTTAAAGGAACTTTAAAATAATTTCCAATAGTTATAGCAGAAGCTATATTATACAAATTATAAGAACCAACCAATGAAGAAACTATTTGCATGTCTTTAATACATAATACAGATTTTAAATCTGTTTTGTTCCAAAAATATTTAATAGGAACATTTACATCCGAATTAACTCTTTCCGAAAAAATATATCTTTCAATACCTAAACTATGAATTAATTGAATAGGATCATCTCCATTTACAAAAACTTTTTTTTTGTTTTTTTTAAAAAAATTGTACAATTCCAATTTTCCACGAATCACTCCTTTTATATTTTTAAATCCTTCCAGATGAGCTTTTCCGAAATTAGTTATATATCCATAGTTTGGATGAATAATAGAACACATTTTTTGTATTTCTTTTTCTTGATTTGCTCCAATTTCTACAACAGAAATCTGTGTATTTTTAGGCATAGATAACAAGGTTAATGGAATTCCTATATGATTATTGAAATTTTTTTCAGTAGAATGAACTACTTCATATTTTTTAGAGAGAATAGCTGTTGTTAATTCTTTAGTCGTCGTTTTTCCATTACTTCCTGTAATGGCTATAATAGGAACTCTATTAAGTTGTAATCTGTGATATAGAGCCAACTCTTGTAAAGAAGATAAAGCATTTTTTACAAAAAAAATGTTTTTATGAGGAAAAGAATATTTTATATTATCTACAATGGCTATCATGGCCCCATTTGAAATCGCTTCATGAGCAAACTGATTTCCATCAAAATTTTTTCCTTTTAAAGCAAAAAAAATGGAACCATTTTTTACTTTTTTACTATTTATTTCTATCCCGGAAGAAATAGTATACAATCTATACAAATCTTGTATTTTCACAAATGTAATTTTTTTTTACAGAATATCCTTTTCCAGTTTCATTTTTAAATTATTAATGTTAGTAATCACTGTTCTTTTTTGATCTTTAATATAAGAAATATAACCTGTTTCTTCGGAAATAACTAAACAAATGGCGTCTGTTTTTTCGGATAACCCGATAGCAGCTCTGTGACGAAGACCTAAACGAGATGGAATTTCTTTATTGTAAGAAACGGGAAGTATTGCTCTTGTTCTTACTATTTTATCTCCTATAACAACTACAGCCCCATCATGTAATGGACTATTTTTATAAAAAATGCTTTCTAAAATAGGAATGTTCACTTTCGCTTCCATTTCATCTCCATTCTGGATAAATTCTTTTATATCTTGATGCATTTGAATAACAATTAATACTCCTGTTTTATCTCCTGATAAAATAGCACAAGCCTTCACGATACTATCTATTGTTTCGGTTTTCACAGAAACACCGGATTTTCTAAAAAGAGAAATAATAAATTTTTTAAAAAAAATTCTGCTCCCAACTATGAGAAGAAATTTTCTAATTTCTGGTTGAAATAGAATAATTAAAGCTAAAAAACCTCCTTTAAAAAAAGCACTCATTACTATACTCAGGTATTTCATTTCATATGCTTCGACTATTTTCCAGAAAACAAAAGTCGCAATAATTCCGTAAAAAATATTTAAAACCGCTGTGTTATAGACAAGTCTATATACTTGTAAGAAAATCATGGCTACTAGAAAAACATCTAAAATATCAATGAAAGAAATTTTCAAAAAAATATAATAATGAAAAAACGGATTCATATAAAAAAAATAATATACGTTTTTTAATGGTAGACTGATATTATATTCTATTCCTATAATACTGGACCAATTTTATACACTCTACAGCTTCTTTTACATCATGTACACGTAAAAAATTAACTTTCTTCAAGAGAGCTATAGTATGGATGATCGAAGTAGCATTTAAAGATTCTTCAGAAGAAATCCTTAGAATTTTTTGAATCATAGACTTTCTAGAAATACCTACTAAAATTAGGTAATCTCCAAATCCTAGCAAAGATAAATGTTTCAATAATTGAAAATTTTGTTGTAATGTTTTTCCAAAACCAAAACCAGGATCTATAATTATATCATTGATTCCATGTTTTTTCAACATGGAAATTTTTCGAGAAAAAAAGTTGTTTATTTCTATAATTGTATTCTGATAACATGGTTTTTTTTGCATATTAAGAGGAATCCCCTTCATATGACATAATATATATGGAATACGAAATTTAGAGAATAAGGAAAACATTTTTTTATCTAGATTTCCTCCAGAAACATCATTTATAATTAAAGCTCCTTCTTCTACAGCCATTCTGGCTACTTTACTACGGAAAGTGTCTATAGATATTTTAGTATTTGGAAATGTTTTTAGGATGGAACGAATAAACGGAATAACCCTCTTTATTTCTTCTTCTTCTGTAGGAAATTTAGACCATGGACGAGTTGAACAACCTCCAACATCGATAAAATCAGATCCTTCTTCTAATAGATTTTCTACATGTCGTAGCATATGAAGTTCTGATTTTAGCTTTCCTCCATCATAAAAAGAATCAGGAGTTAGATTAACTATCCCCATAATTTTTGGTTCTTTAAAACACAATAAGGTTCCTCCACAATTAATTGTCATTAAAAAATTATTTTTACACCTACATCCATATATAAAATTAAAATGATATGAATCATATTTCTATTGATTTTCTCATGAGAAAATGTGAAGAATTATTTAAAGAAAAATTAAAAGTTTATGATCTTTCATGGAAAGAGATCAAAATATCTTCTATAATAGATCAAATTTTCATTAAAGTAGTTCGGATTCAAAATATTCAAGAAAGAGGATTTCAAGAAGTAGAAGAAGAGAAAGTTATAGATACATTTATAGATGTGATTAATTATATTGTAATTACATTAATAAAATTAAATATTGATTTTAAAAAAAAGGTTTCTCATTCTGAAGTCATGAACATTTATATTCAAAAATTTGATAAAATCAAAGAATTATATGATGATAATAACCAAAAGGAAAGTATTTCAATAGAAAATCTATTAGAAGAAATTTTGTATTTGAAACAAAAAGAAACAAAAATTTTATACAAAAAATTAGAAAATATCTGTTTAAAAATGTTAAATATGACTATATTCTTATTAATGAAAAATATTCCTAAAAAAAGAAATTAAAATAGAATTAAGAATAGAAATGAAAAAAAAAATTGTAATTGCAAATTGGAAAATGAATCATGATTTCTATGAAACCACTTCTTTTCTCAGAAATTTATTTAAAAATTTTTTTTATGAAAAAAAAATAAATAACAAAAAGAAAGTAATTATTGCTCCATCTTTTCCTTTCTTGCATATTTCAAATCAAATATTACAGGGGAGTTCTTTGAGTCTTGCGGCACAAAATATTTTTCAAATGGAAAATGGATCTTATACGGGAGAAGTATCTGCTTCCATGTTAAGATCCATAGGAATTCATAAAGTAATATTAGGACACAGTGAGCGAAGAAAATATTTTTCTGAAAAAAATGAGATATTGCTAAAAAAAATTAAAATAGCATTAAAATATGGTTTTCATATTATTTTTTGTATCGGAGAAACTGCTTTGGAAAGAGAAAAAAACGAACAATTTTTGATAGTCAAAAAACAATTGGAAGAAACTGTATTTCATTGTTCTTCTTTAGAAGAAATTAGTTATTTTATCATAGCATATGAGCCTATATGGGCCATTGGGACCGGAAAAACAGCAACTTCTGAAGAAGCTCAGACCATGCATCGATATATTAGATCCTTATTTCTAGATAAATATGGAGAAAAAGTTTCCAAAAAAATGTCTATCTTATATGGAGGAAGTATAAACGATCTTAATGCAAGAAATCTTTTTGCTCAAGAAGATATAGATGGAGGACTTGTAGGAAATTCTTCACTAGAAATAGAAAAATTTTTGACAATTATTCAATCTTAATATCTTTGTGTGGGTTATGCATTAGGCCTCGTAGCTTAATAGGATAGAGCATCTGACTACGGATCAGAAGGTTATGGGTTCGAATCCCTTCGAGGTCTCATATTATTATCCTAAATAAGGTTTTAGGATTTTGCTTCTAGAAGAATGTTTCAATCTTTTTAAAGCTATGCTCTCAATTTGTCTTACCCGTTCTCTGGTTAAATCGCAAGATTGTCCAACTTCTTCCAGAGTCATAGGTGGAGATCCATTCAATCCAAAATGTAATATGATAACACGACGTTCTCTTTCGCTTAAAGTTTCCAAAATTCTTTTTATATCTTTGCGAAGAGATTCTCTTTCTAAATACTCATCTGGACGAGGAGATTCATCGGACCTTACCAAATCATACAAATTAGAATCCTCTCCTTCTATTAAAGGAGCATCCATAGAAACATGTCTTCCTGAATTTTTGATAGACTCCTCCACATCTTTTTCATTCATATCTAAATGTTCTGCTATTTCTCTTGCAGAAGGCGTTCTTTGAAGTTCTTGTTCTAATTGAGCTAGAGTTTTTAGTATTTTGTTCAATAAAGCTAATTTGTTTGTAGGTTGACGAATCGAACGGGACTGTTCTGCTATAGCTTGTAAAATAGCTTGTCTGATCCACCAAACCACATAAGAAATACATTTAAATCCTCTAGTCTCATCAAAACGTAAAATTCCTTTTATTAAACCTAAATTTCCTTCATTAATTAAATCACATAAACTTAATCCTTGATTTTGATATTGTTTAGCCACAGAAACTACAAAACGTAAGTTTGCATTAACAAGTTTTTCTATAGCAGAAGAATCTCCTTCTCTTGCTCTACGAGCGTATTCAACTTCTTCTTCAGGGGTTAATAGGGGAATTTTTCCTATTTCATGAAGGTATTTATCTAATGATTCAGATTCACGATTTGTTACTTGTTTAGTAATTTTAAGTTGTCTCATGTATTTTTATTATTTTTAATTCTTTGGACGAGGTAAAAGTACTTTTCTAGAAAGTTTCATTTTTTTATTTTTCTCATCCATTCCCATAAATTTTACTTCAATGATCTCTCCAATGTGCAATTCCTCTTCTATATTATTTAATCTTTTCCATCCTATTTCAGAAATATGCAATAGCCCTTCCACTCCTTTAGATATTTCTACAAAAGCTCCAAAATCTTTTATAGACTTTACTTTTGCTTTATAAACCTTTCCAATTTCAGGAACAAAAGTAATTTCTTGAATTCTATTAATGGCTTGTTTCATTTTTTGATAATCCTTTCCTATAATTTCAATAGCCCCCATATCTCCTTTTTCTTCAATAAGGATACTGGTATCTGTACAAGATTGTATTTCTTGAATCACTTTCCCACCAGGACCAATAACCGCACCTATGAAATCTTTAGGAATATTGAAAGTATATATTTTAGGAGCGTTAGGTTTTGGTTTATTTCTATATTTTGGTAAAGTTTCCAGCATTTTTTTTAGAATAAACAGACGACCTTCTAAAGCTTGCATTAAAATTTTACTTAAAAGATCATTAGTCAATCCTTGTATTTTTTTTACATCCATTTGACATGCGGTTATTCCATTTTTTGTTCCTGTTATTTTCAAATCAAGTTCTCCAAATCCGTCTTCCTCTCCCATTATATCAGATAGGATTACTTTTTTTTCTTTATCTGTAAATAATCCCATAGAAATCCCGGAAACAGGATTTTCAATAGCTATACCTGCATCCATTAAGGCTAAACTTGCTGCGCAAACTGTTGCCATAGAAGAAGACCCATTAGATTCTAAAATATCTGAGACTACACGAATTGTATATGGATTATTATCAGGAATCACATTTTTTAAAGCACGTTGTGCTAAATTTCCATGGCCTACTTCACGCCTAGAGACTCCTCTAATTGGACGTATTTCTCCTGTAGAAAAAGGAGGAAAATTATAATGGAGATAAAATTTTTCCTGGTTTTCCATAATAACATTGTCAATCTTATTGACATCCAAAGAGGAACCTAATGTGACAGTAGTTAACGATTGAGTTTCTCCTCTCGAGAATAAAGCGGAACCATGAACTCCAGGAAGATAATCCACAATACTCCATATAGGACGTATTTGTTGGTTGTTTCTCCCATCTAGTCGAATCCCTTCTTCCAAAATCATATGTCTGACTACTCTTTTTTTAATCTCTTCATAATATTGATCAATAAAAATTTCATTTTTTTCCCTCTCTTCTATGGATAATTTTTTTTTAAAATTGTTTAAAATAGTTTTTTCTTGAATAGACCTGGTTTTCTTATCCAAAAGATCTTTATATATTCCATAAGTTTTTCGTAAGAAAAAGAAAAAGTTCTTTTCTAAAAATTCCTTTTCTAAGGAAGGATTTCCCCTATTGTTCTCTTTAAAGTCAAAGAAACGATTTTTTGGAATTTTTTTACCTAATTTTTTTTGAGCCTCTATTTGAGGTTTTATTGCGTTATGAGCTATATTTATGGCTTGTAGAAATTCTTTTTCTGTAATTTCTTTCATTTCTCCTTCTATCATGATAATGGAATGCTCAGAAGCTCCTACTATTAAATCTATATCTGCTTTTTCTAATTGATCTAAACTTGGATTTATAATGAATTTCCCATTTACGCGTATAATCCGGATTTCGGATATAGGCCCATTGAATGGAATTCCAGCTACGGATAAAGCTGTGGAAGCGGCTAATCCAGCTAATTCATCTGGTAAAACTGTTTTATCATATGATAAGAGGGAGATCATGATTTGTATTTCATTTCGAAACGATTCGGAAAAAGTAGGCCTTAAGACACGATCAACTAATCTCATAGTTAAAATTTCCTCATCGGAAGGTCTTCCTTCTCTTTTTATAAATCCACCAGGAATTTTACCACTTGCAGAATATTTTTCTCTGTAATCTACTGTTAATGGTAAAAAATTAATCTCATTTTTTATTTCTTTAGAAACTACTACAGTAGCTAATAGGATGGTGTTTTTCGCCCGAACAATGGCTGCCCCATCTGCTTGTCTAGCTATTTTTCCTGTTTCTATAACAATAGGGGCCCCATCTTCTAAAGATATGATTTCTTTTAGTGTATCTGGCATATTTTATTCTTTATGGATTATTAATAAACAAAAAGAAATATTTATATATTATTATTTGTTTGATGATATAATAGAAGAAATCACATGCATGCAATGATCATTTTCTTAATCCTAGGAGTTGAATAATTTTTTTATAACTATTTACATCCTTTTTTTCTATATATTTCAGTAATTTTTTTCTTTTTCCTACTAATCTTACTAGTGCTCTTTCTGTATTAAAATCCTTTTTGTTATTCTTAAGATGCTTGCTTAAATGATTAATACGATAAGTAAATAAAGCTACTTGAGCTTTGGAAGAACCTGTGTCGAAAACAGAGGTCCCATAAGTTTTAAATATTTCTTTTTTTTTTCTCTGCATTCAAATACATACATATAATCTTTATTTTCTGAGAATAAAGTTAAAAATATTTTGCTAATATGTCTTTTTTTTTATTATTTTATCATTTCATGTTTAGCAGAGAATCTATATATTTTCTATCATTGGAGAGGCGTGGAATTTTATTTTGACCACCTAGTTTTCTGTGTTTTTTTAACCAATCGTAAAATAATCCATTTCTAGCTACGAATATTACTGGAGGACGTAATATCATGTTTTTATATCTTTTAATTTCATAATCAGAATTCAAGGACTTTAATTCCTTATCTAAAGTATCCCTAAAATAACATAAATCTTTTGGTGGTTTTTTGAATTCTATAATCCATTCATGAGCTCCAGAATTTTTTTGATTCATATAAATAGGGCCAGCTGTATATTCATGAATGATAGAATCTGTTTTTATGCAAGTTACATTTAAAGCTTTTTCTGCATTTTCTATGATTAATTCTTCTCCAAAAGTATTAATATAGTGGTTTGTTCTTCCAGAAATAGAAATTCTGTACGGGGATAAACTGGTAAATTTAATAGTATCTCCAACTATATATCTCCAAAGTCCAGCATTGGTAGAAACCACTAAGGCGTAATTTTTTTTTAATTCCACTTTTTCAATGGGAATTATTTTTGGATAAGGATTATGAATTTCTTCCATAGGAATAAATTCATAAAAAATTCCATGATCTAATAAAAGTAAAAGATCTTCTACGTTTTTCTGATCCTGTACCGCAAAAAATCCTTCTGAAGCACTATATACGTCATAGTAATTTACAGAAGGACTAAATAAATCATTATATTGTTCTCTATATGGGTTAAAACTTACGCCTCCATGAAAGATGACCTCTATGTGGGGCCAGATATCATTGTATTTTTTTTTTTCAAATTTTTTTAATAAATGATTTAAAAAGATTAGAAGCCAAGAACAAACTCCTAATAAAAGACGAACATCTTTTTTTTCCGTTTCTTTAACAAGAGTTTCTAATTTCTCTTCCCATTCACTCATAAGAGCTATTTTTTTTCTAGGAATACTAATATATTCTGCCCAAAAAGGTAGATTTTTGATTAAAATAGAAGACAAATCTCCATAAAAAGTATTATAATTTCTATATAATTCGTGGCTTCCTCCTAAACGCAAAGCTTTTCCAAAGAATATTTTTGTTTTTGGATGATTATGAATATATATAGACAACATGTCCTTTCCTGCTTTGTAGTGACATTCATGCATGGATAATTTTGTGACAGGAATATATTTACTTTTCGTACTTGTAGTTCCAGAAGATCTAGCGAACCATTTTACTTTTCCTGGCCATAATAAGTTCTTTTCTCCTTTACGAATTCTTTCAATTATAGGTTGTAAATCTGGGTATTTGCATATAGGTATTCTTTCAGAGAATTGTTGATATTTTTTTATATCGAAGAATCCATATTTTTTTCCAAATTCCGTATTTTTAGCATAAGCAATCAGTTGATGAATTAATTTGTATTGTATTTCTATTGGATTACGAATGATAGACTCTATTCTTTTTATTCTTCTTTTAAGAAAAGCAGAAGTGAAATATCCAGACAAATACTTCATTATATTAGATTATTTTTTTGGATAAATAAATAGATACAATTCCAAATGTTAGTTTTTGTGAATGTATGGGATTAAATCCGTAATATTTTAAAAATTTTTTCATTTTATTTCCACAATAAGAAAAAGATTTAATAGATTCTTGTAAGTAATTGTAAGCAAAATTATTTTTGGATAAAAAATTTCCTATTCTAGGAAGAATAGAATGAGAATAAAAATGATAAATTTTTTTTATATAAGGATTCGATGGTTTAGAAAACTCTAATATTTCCAAAATTCCCATTGGTTTAAGAATTCTATATATTTCTTGAAAAGAAAGATGAAAATTCTGAAAATTTCTTACTCCAAAGGAGATGGTAACTACGTCAAAAGTAGCGTTTTCGAAAGGCATATTTTGTGAATATCCCTGAATAAATTGGATTCTTTTTTTCAATAAATTATCTTTTATTTTATTTCTGGCTATTTTTAGCATTTCTTTAGAAGGATCCAATCCGATAACATAAGTTTTGTGAAATTTTTTAGCTATCAAAAGAGCCAAATCTCCTGTTCCTGTAGCTATATCTAATACCTTTTGGATGTTTTTTGTACTAAATTTAGTTAGTAGTTCTATTACTTGTTTTCTCCATATGAAATCTATTCCAAAAGATAAAAGGTGATTAAGAAAATCATATTTGGATGAAATATTATCAAACATTTTTGTTAATTCTTCTTCTTTCGAAGAGAAAGGATATTTGTTCATAATATTATTTATATGTATAATTTAATTTACTTAAGAAAAACGATTCTTTGCAAAGTAATTTTTTTTACTTTTTAGTTATTATTTACAAATAAAAAAATGATTCGATCAATCATTACAGGGACTGGGCATTATTTTCCAGAAAAGGTTATAAAAAGTAATCATTTTTTAAAACATACGTTTTACAATAAGAAGGGGTTAAAAATTGATAAATCAAATGAAGATATTATTAAAAAGTTTCAAAAAATTACAGAGATCAAAGAAAGAAGATATGTAAATAACACTTTATTTAATTCTGATATGGCCACTATAGCTGCAAAAAGAGCTTTAGTTAATTCAAAAATTTATAAAGAAAAAATAGATTACATTATATCTGCCCATAATTATGGAGATATACATCCTATTTCTTTTCAATCTGATTTAGTGCCTTCTATAGCTGCTAGAGTAAAAAATAAACTTCAAATAAGAAATAAGAAATGTCGTCCCTATGATATGATTTTTGGTTGTCCAGGATGGATAGAAGGAATGATATTAGCTGATCAATTATTAAGATCTAAATACGCAAAAAATATACTGATTACTAGTTCTGAAACCTTATCTAAAGTAATAGACCCACATGATAGAAATGCTATGATTTTTTCAGATGGAGCGGGGGCAGCCGTTTTGTCTGCTATTGAAATAAAAGGAGGAAATCACGGAATTCTTTATTATGACTCTCAGTGCGATAATAATGAGGAATTACATTATTTGACTAATGGACCTTCTTTAAACCCTAACTATAAAAAATCTTTAGTAAATATTAGAATGAATGGAAGACGGATCTATGAATATGCATTGACAGAAGTTCCAAATATGCTAAAAAGTATATTAGATCGTGCAAATTTACATCTTAAGGATATAAAAAAAATTCTTATTCATCAAGCTAATGCAAAAATGGATTATGCCATCTTAAAAAGATTATTGAAATTATATGATTATTCATCTTTTAACAAAGATTTTTGTAAAAATTTAATGCCTATGACTATTCAAAAATTAGGAAATTCTTCTGTAGCCACGGTCCCAACTTTGTTAGATTTGATTCTTCAAGGAAAAATGCCTCCTCATGAAATTCAACCTGGAGATACCATCATGATGGCTTCGTTAGGGGCAGGAATGAATATAAATGGGATGATTTATCGTTTTCCTACAAAAAAATTATTATTATGAAAAAAAAAATACATCCTGAAAATTATCGACCTGTAGTCTTTAAAGATATTAATAATGAAAAAATGTTCATTTGTAGATCTACAGTGAAAACTAAAGAGACTATTCAAATAGATGGATCTAGCTATCCACTATATAAAATGGAAATCTCTAGCTATTCCCATCCTTTTTTTACTGGAGAAAAGAGATTTTTAGGAAGAACAGGACCAGCAGAAAGATTTAAGAAAAAATATGAAAAATATAAAAAAATTGGATAAATGGATTCTTTTATATTATATGATGGAAGTACAGAATGGAAAAATTTGCGGCCTATTACCTTGACCAGGCCTATATCAGAAATTCGTTTAGGAATTTTAACCATAAGAGAAAGATGGGAAAAATATTTTGGAGGAAAAGCTTTTGTTCTTACTAAGCCATATCTTTCAAAAAAATATGGAATGGAAAAAAATACTACTACTGTTAAAGACGTTTTCAAAAATATATTGCTAATCAATTCTTCATTTATTCCTAATGAAGAATTGATTTCAATAATCTATAAGTTGAAAGAGGATGAAGCTATATTTTTCAAGGAGAAAATGGTAGCAGTACGAAGATCTCACTATAGATATAGAATAGATCCTCCCTATCTGAAAAAGTATAAAAAAATATATCATATTAATCAAGTGATTTATATCCAATATCCATGGGATATTTTTATCAAAAATGAAATTGTATTGAAACAAGATTTTTCTTTTTTAACAAAAGGAAAAAATTCCTTTTCTTTGTTTGGAAAGAATAACCTACTTTTTAAGGAAAAGATATTTTTAGAAGAAGATATCATAGCAGAAAATATCGTATTAAATGCAAAATTAGGTCCAATATACCTTGAAAGAGGAGTTCAAATTATGGAAGGATCTATGATTAGAGGCCCGGTAGCTATTTGTAAAAAATCTACATTAAATATGGGAACTAAAGTGTATGGATCTACAACT
Protein-coding sequences here:
- a CDS encoding RNA polymerase sigma factor RpoD/SigA, yielding MRQLKITKQVTNRESESLDKYLHEIGKIPLLTPEEEVEYARRAREGDSSAIEKLVNANLRFVVSVAKQYQNQGLSLCDLINEGNLGLIKGILRFDETRGFKCISYVVWWIRQAILQAIAEQSRSIRQPTNKLALLNKILKTLAQLEQELQRTPSAREIAEHLDMNEKDVEESIKNSGRHVSMDAPLIEGEDSNLYDLVRSDESPRPDEYLERESLRKDIKRILETLSERERRVIILHFGLNGSPPMTLEEVGQSCDLTRERVRQIESIALKRLKHSSRSKILKPYLG
- the murF gene encoding UDP-N-acetylmuramoyl-tripeptide--D-alanyl-D-alanine ligase gives rise to the protein MKIQDLYRLYTISSGIEINSKKVKNGSIFFALKGKNFDGNQFAHEAISNGAMIAIVDNIKYSFPHKNIFFVKNALSSLQELALYHRLQLNRVPIIAITGSNGKTTTKELTTAILSKKYEVVHSTEKNFNNHIGIPLTLLSMPKNTQISVVEIGANQEKEIQKMCSIIHPNYGYITNFGKAHLEGFKNIKGVIRGKLELYNFFKKNKKKVFVNGDDPIQLIHSLGIERYIFSERVNSDVNVPIKYFWNKTDLKSVLCIKDMQIVSSLVGSYNLYNIASAITIGNYFKVPLKKIKKAVEGYIPNNYRSQILEKENVKIIVDCYNANPSSMIETLTFFNKIQGNKIAILGDMLELGSFSKKEHAKIISFLEKSNINAIFLIGEIFSNTNRNSSNRIRIFSHKNIFIQWIKSNSLKADYILIKGSRKNSLESLIHFI
- the rpsO gene encoding 30S ribosomal protein S15, with product MQRKKKEIFKTYGTSVFDTGSSKAQVALFTYRINHLSKHLKNNKKDFNTERALVRLVGKRKKLLKYIEKKDVNSYKKIIQLLGLRK
- the tpiA gene encoding triose-phosphate isomerase, with amino-acid sequence MKKKIVIANWKMNHDFYETTSFLRNLFKNFFYEKKINNKKKVIIAPSFPFLHISNQILQGSSLSLAAQNIFQMENGSYTGEVSASMLRSIGIHKVILGHSERRKYFSEKNEILLKKIKIALKYGFHIIFCIGETALEREKNEQFLIVKKQLEETVFHCSSLEEISYFIIAYEPIWAIGTGKTATSEEAQTMHRYIRSLFLDKYGEKVSKKMSILYGGSINDLNARNLFAQEDIDGGLVGNSSLEIEKFLTIIQS
- a CDS encoding diadenylate cyclase, coding for MNPFFHYYIFLKISFIDILDVFLVAMIFLQVYRLVYNTAVLNIFYGIIATFVFWKIVEAYEMKYLSIVMSAFFKGGFLALIILFQPEIRKFLLIVGSRIFFKKFIISLFRKSGVSVKTETIDSIVKACAILSGDKTGVLIVIQMHQDIKEFIQNGDEMEAKVNIPILESIFYKNSPLHDGAVVVIGDKIVRTRAILPVSYNKEIPSRLGLRHRAAIGLSEKTDAICLVISEETGYISYIKDQKRTVITNINNLKMKLEKDIL
- a CDS encoding DUF1599 domain-containing protein, coding for MNHISIDFLMRKCEELFKEKLKVYDLSWKEIKISSIIDQIFIKVVRIQNIQERGFQEVEEEKVIDTFIDVINYIVITLIKLNIDFKKKVSHSEVMNIYIQKFDKIKELYDDNNQKESISIENLLEEILYLKQKETKILYKKLENICLKMLNMTIFLLMKNIPKKRN
- a CDS encoding polyribonucleotide nucleotidyltransferase translates to MPDTLKEIISLEDGAPIVIETGKIARQADGAAIVRAKNTILLATVVVSKEIKNEINFLPLTVDYREKYSASGKIPGGFIKREGRPSDEEILTMRLVDRVLRPTFSESFRNEIQIMISLLSYDKTVLPDELAGLAASTALSVAGIPFNGPISEIRIIRVNGKFIINPSLDQLEKADIDLIVGASEHSIIMIEGEMKEITEKEFLQAINIAHNAIKPQIEAQKKLGKKIPKNRFFDFKENNRGNPSLEKEFLEKNFFFFLRKTYGIYKDLLDKKTRSIQEKTILNNFKKKLSIEEREKNEIFIDQYYEEIKKRVVRHMILEEGIRLDGRNNQQIRPIWSIVDYLPGVHGSALFSRGETQSLTTVTLGSSLDVNKIDNVIMENQEKFYLHYNFPPFSTGEIRPIRGVSRREVGHGNLAQRALKNVIPDNNPYTIRVVSDILESNGSSSMATVCAASLALMDAGIAIENPVSGISMGLFTDKEKKVILSDIMGEEDGFGELDLKITGTKNGITACQMDVKKIQGLTNDLLSKILMQALEGRLFILKKMLETLPKYRNKPKPNAPKIYTFNIPKDFIGAVIGPGGKVIQEIQSCTDTSILIEEKGDMGAIEIIGKDYQKMKQAINRIQEITFVPEIGKVYKAKVKSIKDFGAFVEISKGVEGLLHISEIGWKRLNNIEEELHIGEIIEVKFMGMDEKNKKMKLSRKVLLPRPKN
- the folP gene encoding dihydropteroate synthase is translated as MTINCGGTLLCFKEPKIMGIVNLTPDSFYDGGKLKSELHMLRHVENLLEEGSDFIDVGGCSTRPWSKFPTEEEEIKRVIPFIRSILKTFPNTKISIDTFRSKVARMAVEEGALIINDVSGGNLDKKMFSLFSKFRIPYILCHMKGIPLNMQKKPCYQNTIIEINNFFSRKISMLKKHGINDIIIDPGFGFGKTLQQNFQLLKHLSLLGFGDYLILVGISRKSMIQKILRISSEESLNATSIIHTIALLKKVNFLRVHDVKEAVECIKLVQYYRNRI